In Pseudophryne corroboree isolate aPseCor3 chromosome 7, aPseCor3.hap2, whole genome shotgun sequence, a single window of DNA contains:
- the LOC134944325 gene encoding olfactory receptor 1-like — translation MAYDRYVAICKPLHYHHIFNKKRCVQLMAAIWVFGCCNALPFVFVATKLSFSYSHIIHQYFCEAKSLVNISSTNKKLFLILIYAELLVFGLSSFCSNLTSYIKIISAILKIKSRDGRRKAFSTCSSHITVLTIFYGTAAAVHIVTPSGPFMVLELIFTILLTVVTPVLNPLIYSLQNNDVKNALTGLLRYKKVTFKII, via the coding sequence ATGGCATATGACCGGTATGTTGCTATTTGTAAACCTTTACACTATCACCATATATTCAACAAGAAGCGTTGTGTACAACTCATGGCTGCCATATGGGTATTTGGATGTTGCAATGCTTTACCGTTTGTATTTGTAGCCACAAAGTTATCTTTTTCTTATTCACATATAATCCACCAATACTTCTGTGAAGCCAAATCTCTCGTGAACATCTCAAGCACCAATAAGAAACTGTTCTTGATATTGATCTATGCTGAATTATTGGTATTTGGACTGAGTTCATTTTGCAGCAATTTGACATCTTATATAAAAATAATTAGTGCCATCTTGAAGATTAAATCCAGAGATGGTAGaagaaaagccttctccacctgctcatcccacatcACGGTCCTCACCATATTTTATGGAACAGCTGCAGCTGTGCACATTGTAACACCATCAGGTCCCTTCATGGTCCTAGAGCTGATCTTCACCATATTGCTCACTGTAGTTACACCAGTGTTAAATCCGCTGATATACAGTCTACAGAATAATGACGTAAAGAATGCACTAACGGGTTTATTGAGGTACAAGAAGGTAACATTTAAAATCATATAG